In Cyprinus carpio isolate SPL01 chromosome B7, ASM1834038v1, whole genome shotgun sequence, a genomic segment contains:
- the LOC109071965 gene encoding sal-like protein 1 isoform X1 produces MSRRKQAKPQHFQTDSQLVLTEHNALHSVDASFLVLFGDTETNPDDSPCKDSGAHVCSRCCAEFFELSDLEQHQKNCTKNQLVLIVNENPVSPSGTFSPGSSPHNPDEQMNDTTNNTDQAELTDLLEQNVLDKEEAMDTEMSGVSAPQNDGSGRMAGGSPLSGVGSSHGALGSTGSNLGNSVISASLPQLGNLTELGNFSMINSNVIIENLQSTKVAVAQFSQETRTAGGQRVAVPALMEQLLALQQQQIHQLQLIEQIRHQILLLASQSPELQAPPSSSPVTLGSGTSPLTTLSSHLSQQLAAAAGLAQSIASQSASISSLKQMANVVQLPQNNSSVGESSQNLGAAGPATVNAPPSDKRPGNAGSLHPQLGNPSLVKSSTPAFAMGSLLNPVANTLLPQPPPGNPIFSSALPSVGTTVEDLNSLAALAQQRKGKPPNVSSFEPKSSSEDTFFKHKCRFCGKVFGSDSALQIHLRSHTGERPYKCNICGNRFSTRGNLKVHFQRHKEKYPHIQMNPYPVPEHLDNIPTSTGIPYGMSMPPEKPVTSWLDSKPVLSTLTSSVGMLLPPTIPSLPPFIKKEENSSVAISSPSHSAKSDSGPADAPMKNTDNVLEEGESTTLTTSYEKVEENIRSSSLMTSMSSAVEGTIEYTTSNSPPMAINPLMPLMSEQFKAKFPFGGLLDPLQGSETSKLQQLVENIDRKVTDPNECVICHRVLSCHSALKMHYRTHTGERPFKCKVCGRAFTTKGNLKTHYSVHRAMPPLRVQHSCPICQKKFTNAVVLQQHIRMHMGGQIPNTPLPDNYPESMGSDAGSFDERNFDDLDNFSDENMEGIEDGPYSSIPDTPKSVDASQDSLCSSPTPQESLGMESQEKSANQGVEEDDEQCDQGKLIENGVMEGDRLTNDSSSLGGDIESQSAGSPAVSESTSSMQAPSPSNGTIQQQKSPSLEDRQQRALSLDHISAGLMQSHSHSPGALDLTSINSSKDPLSMLFPFRERGTLKNTACDICGKTFACQSALDIHYRSHTKERPFICTVCNRGFSTKGNLKQHMLTHQMRDLPSQLFEPNTSLASSPTPSLLSVGPLSSMMKTEINGFLHGLQPEVKDLPPALVTSSASTSPVLSAAPPRRTPKQHYCNTCGKTFSSSSALQIHERTHTGEKPFACTICGRAFTTKGNLKVHMGTHMWNSAPARRGRRLSVDGPMAFLGANPVKFPELFQKDLTGRAGNGDPTSFWNQYAAAFSNGLAMKTNEISVIQNGGLPPPLSGSVGNGGSSPIGGLTGSMEKLHNSEPNPALAGLEKMANTENGTHFRFTRFMEDKEIVTN; encoded by the exons ATGTCGCGGAGGAAACAAGCGAAGCCGCAGCATTTCCAGACCGACTCGCAGCTGGTCCTAACCGAGCACAATG CTCTACATAGTGTGGATGCCTCTTTCTTGGTGTTATTTG GGGACACAGAGACCAACCCGGACGACTCCCCCTGTAAAGATTCGGGTGCCCATGTCTGCAGCAGATGTTGCGCAGAATTCTTTGAACTATCGGATCTTGAACAACACCAGAAGAATTGCACTAAGAATCAATTAGTTCTAATTGTTAATGAAAATCCAGTGTCTCCTTCCGGAACCTTCTCCCCAGGCTCCTCTCCTCATAATCCTGATGAGCAGATGAATGATACAACTAATAACACAGATCAAGCAGAGTTGACCGACCTTTTGGAGCAGAACGTACTTGACAAAGAGGAGGCCATGGACACCGAGATGTCAGGAGTCTCTGCACCCCAAAATGATGGAAGTGGACGTATGGCAGGTGGCAGCCCACTCAGTGGCGTTGGAAGCAGCCATGGAGCTCTGGGCAGCACTGGATCTAATCTGGGGAACTCTGTCATCTCTGCCTCACTACCTCAGCTGGGTAACTTGACTGAGCTGGGTAATTTTTCCATGATCAACAGCAACGTCATTATTGAAAACCTACAGAGCACCAAAGTGGCAGTGGCCCAGTTCTCTCAAGAGACCAGAACAGCGGGAGGGCAAAGGGTGGCTGTGCCAGCCCTCATGGAGCAGCTTTTGGCCCTACAGCAGCAGCAGATACATCAGCTACAACTCATCGAGCAGATTCGTCACCAGATTCTTCTGCTAGCCTCACAGTCACCTGAGCTCCAAGCACCACCTAGTTCTTCCCCTGTGACTTTAGGTTCAGGTACTAGCCCACTAACCACTCTTAGTTCCCATTTGTCTCAACAGTTGGCAGCTGCTGCAGGGTTAGCACAGAGCATAGCTAGCCAGTCTGCAAGCATTAGCAGTTTGAAACAGATGGCTAATGTTGTGCAGCTACCTCAGAACAATTCCAGTGTGGGAGAGTCATCTCAAAACCTTGGAGCAGCAGGGCCAGCTACAGTTAATGCCCCACCTTCAGACAAGAGACCAGGTAATGCAGGAAGCTTGCATCCTCAGTTGGGAAATCCATCATTGGTGAAGTCATCCACACCAGCCTTTGCAATGGGAAGCCTATTGAATCCTGTGGCTAATACCCTTCTACCTCAGCCCCCACCAGGCAACCCAATATTTTCCAGTGCACTGCCCAGTGTCGGTACCACAGTTGAAGATCTCAACTCACTGGCTGCACTTGCTCAGCAAAGAAAAGGCAAGCCACCTAATGTCTCTTCTTTTGAACCGAAGAGTAGCTCTGAGGATACGTTTTTCAAGCATAAGTGCCGGTTTTGTGGCAAGGTGTTTGGTAGTGACAGTGCTTTGCAGATTCACTTACGTTCTCACACAGGTGAGAGGCCATACAAATGCAACATATGCGGCAACCGCTTTTCCACCCGCGGTAACTTGAAGGTTCATTTTCAGCGTCATAAAGAGAAGTATCCACACATTCAGATGAACCCATATCCTGTACCAGAGCATCTAGACAATATTCCTACGAGTACTGGCATTCCCTATGGTATGTCTATGCCTCCCGAGAAGCCAGTGACTAGCTGGCTCGATAGTAAACCTGTTCTGTCTACTCTGACATCTTCTGTTGGCATGTTACTTCCACCAACTATACCAAGCCTGCCTCCATTCATCAAGAAGGAAGAGAATAGCTCAGTGGCTATAAGCAGCCCTTCTCATTCTGCTAAAAGTGACTCAGGTCCTGCAGATGCACCCATGAAGAACACAGATAATGTGTTGGAAGAAGGGGAGAGCACAACCCTGACTACCTCATATGAAAAAGTTGAAGAAAACATCCGTTCATCCAGTCTAATGACAAGCATGAGCTCTGCAGTGGAGGGTACCATTGAGTACACCACCTCCAACAGCCCTCCAATGGCCATTAACCCACTCATGCCCCTGATGTCAGAACAGTTCAAAGCTAAGTTTCCTTTCGGGGGTCTCCTTGATCCTCTCCAAGGTTCAGAGACATCTAAGCTTCAGCAACTCGTTGAGAACATCGACAGGAAAGTGACAGACCCTAATGAGTGTGTTATCTGCCACCGtgttctcagctgccatagtgcACTCAAAATGCACTACCGCACACACACCGGGGAGAGGCCTTTCAAATGTAAAGTGTGTGGTCGTGCCTTCACCACCAAGGGCAACCTCAAGACTCATTACAGTGTCCATCGAGCTATGCCGCCACTGAGGGTCCAGCATTCCTGTCCTATTTGCCAGAAGAAGTTCACAAACGCTGTGGTCCTTCAGCAGCACATTCGCATGCACATGGGTGGCCAGATCCCTAACACCCCTCTTCCTGACAACTATCCAGAATCCATGGGATCCGATGCTGGCTCATTTGATGAGAGAAACTTTGATGATCTTGACAACTTCTCTGATGAAAACATGGAAGGAATCGAGGATGGACCATACAGCAGCATTCCAGACACACCAAAGTCAGTTGATGCATCTCAAGACAGCCTCTGTTCATCCCCTACTCCACAGGAGTCATTAGGCATGGAGAGCCAGGAGAAGAGTGCCAACCAGGGAGTAGAAGAAGACGACGAACAGTGTGACCAAGGGAAATTAATAGAGAACGGAGTAATGGAAGGAGACAGACTCACAAATGACTCCTCTTCTCTTGGAGGCGACATCGAAAGCCAAAGTGCCGGAAGTCCAGCTGTCTCTGAATCTACCTCTTCCATGCAAGCTCCATCACCCTCTAATGGTACTATCCAACAGCAAAAGTCTCCTAGTCTGGAGGACCGGCAGCAGAGGGCATTGTCATTGGACCACATTAGTGCGGGTCTCATGCAGTCTCATTCTCACAGTCCTGGAGCTCTGGATCTTACTTCAATTAACTCATCAAAAGATCCTCTTAGCATGCTTTTCCCCTTCCGTGAGCGAGGCACCTTGAAGAATACAGCATGTGACATCTGTGGCAAAACGTTTGCCTGCCAGAGTGCCTTGGATATCCATTACCGAAGCCATACCAAAGAGAGACCGTTCATTTGTACAGTATGCAACCGGGGCTTTTCCACCAAGGGGAACTTGAAGCAACATATGTTGACCCACCAGATGCGAGATTTGCCCTCCCAGCTCTTTGAGCCTAACACCAGTCTTGCCTCCAGCCCAACTCCATCGCTTCTATCTGTTGGACCCTTGTCCTCAATGATGAAGACTGAGATCAACGGCTTTCTGCATGGCCTTCAACCTGAAGTAAAAGACTTGCCCCCGGCACTGGTGACCTCATCTGCTTCCACCTCTCCAGTACTTTCAGCCGCCCCACCACGGAGGACGCCTAAGCAGCACTACTGTAACACTTGTGGGAAGACATTTTCCTCCTCCAGTGCCCTGCAAATCCACGAGAGAACCCATACGGGAGAGAAGCCCTTTGCTTGCACCATCTGTGGACGAGCATTTACCACCAAAGGAAATCTCAAG gTGCATATGGGTACCCACATGTGGAACAGTGCTCCTGCACGGCGTGGTCGCAGGCTTTCAGTAGATGGTCCCATGGCTTTCCTGGGCGCAAACCCTGTAAAGTTCCCTGAGCTCTTCCAAAAGGACCTAACTGGTAGGGCTGGAAACGGAGACCCAACCAGCTTCTGGAATCAGTATGCTGCTGCTTTCTCTAACGGCCTGGCCATGAAGACCAACGAGATCTCTGTGATCCAGAATGGAGGCCTGCCCCCTCCACTGTCAGGGAGCGTGGGCAATGGAGGCAGTTCTCCGATCGGAGGCTTGACAGGCAGCATGGAAAAGCTGCATAACTCTGAGCCCAATCCTGCTCTGGCTGGCCTAGAGAAAATGGCCAACACCGAGAATGGGACTCACTTCCGCTTCACACGCTTCATGGAGGACAAGGAGATAGTGACCAACTAG
- the LOC109071965 gene encoding sal-like protein 1 isoform X2 gives MSRRKQAKPQHFQTDSQLVLTEHNGDTETNPDDSPCKDSGAHVCSRCCAEFFELSDLEQHQKNCTKNQLVLIVNENPVSPSGTFSPGSSPHNPDEQMNDTTNNTDQAELTDLLEQNVLDKEEAMDTEMSGVSAPQNDGSGRMAGGSPLSGVGSSHGALGSTGSNLGNSVISASLPQLGNLTELGNFSMINSNVIIENLQSTKVAVAQFSQETRTAGGQRVAVPALMEQLLALQQQQIHQLQLIEQIRHQILLLASQSPELQAPPSSSPVTLGSGTSPLTTLSSHLSQQLAAAAGLAQSIASQSASISSLKQMANVVQLPQNNSSVGESSQNLGAAGPATVNAPPSDKRPGNAGSLHPQLGNPSLVKSSTPAFAMGSLLNPVANTLLPQPPPGNPIFSSALPSVGTTVEDLNSLAALAQQRKGKPPNVSSFEPKSSSEDTFFKHKCRFCGKVFGSDSALQIHLRSHTGERPYKCNICGNRFSTRGNLKVHFQRHKEKYPHIQMNPYPVPEHLDNIPTSTGIPYGMSMPPEKPVTSWLDSKPVLSTLTSSVGMLLPPTIPSLPPFIKKEENSSVAISSPSHSAKSDSGPADAPMKNTDNVLEEGESTTLTTSYEKVEENIRSSSLMTSMSSAVEGTIEYTTSNSPPMAINPLMPLMSEQFKAKFPFGGLLDPLQGSETSKLQQLVENIDRKVTDPNECVICHRVLSCHSALKMHYRTHTGERPFKCKVCGRAFTTKGNLKTHYSVHRAMPPLRVQHSCPICQKKFTNAVVLQQHIRMHMGGQIPNTPLPDNYPESMGSDAGSFDERNFDDLDNFSDENMEGIEDGPYSSIPDTPKSVDASQDSLCSSPTPQESLGMESQEKSANQGVEEDDEQCDQGKLIENGVMEGDRLTNDSSSLGGDIESQSAGSPAVSESTSSMQAPSPSNGTIQQQKSPSLEDRQQRALSLDHISAGLMQSHSHSPGALDLTSINSSKDPLSMLFPFRERGTLKNTACDICGKTFACQSALDIHYRSHTKERPFICTVCNRGFSTKGNLKQHMLTHQMRDLPSQLFEPNTSLASSPTPSLLSVGPLSSMMKTEINGFLHGLQPEVKDLPPALVTSSASTSPVLSAAPPRRTPKQHYCNTCGKTFSSSSALQIHERTHTGEKPFACTICGRAFTTKGNLKVHMGTHMWNSAPARRGRRLSVDGPMAFLGANPVKFPELFQKDLTGRAGNGDPTSFWNQYAAAFSNGLAMKTNEISVIQNGGLPPPLSGSVGNGGSSPIGGLTGSMEKLHNSEPNPALAGLEKMANTENGTHFRFTRFMEDKEIVTN, from the exons ATGTCGCGGAGGAAACAAGCGAAGCCGCAGCATTTCCAGACCGACTCGCAGCTGGTCCTAACCGAGCACAATG GGGACACAGAGACCAACCCGGACGACTCCCCCTGTAAAGATTCGGGTGCCCATGTCTGCAGCAGATGTTGCGCAGAATTCTTTGAACTATCGGATCTTGAACAACACCAGAAGAATTGCACTAAGAATCAATTAGTTCTAATTGTTAATGAAAATCCAGTGTCTCCTTCCGGAACCTTCTCCCCAGGCTCCTCTCCTCATAATCCTGATGAGCAGATGAATGATACAACTAATAACACAGATCAAGCAGAGTTGACCGACCTTTTGGAGCAGAACGTACTTGACAAAGAGGAGGCCATGGACACCGAGATGTCAGGAGTCTCTGCACCCCAAAATGATGGAAGTGGACGTATGGCAGGTGGCAGCCCACTCAGTGGCGTTGGAAGCAGCCATGGAGCTCTGGGCAGCACTGGATCTAATCTGGGGAACTCTGTCATCTCTGCCTCACTACCTCAGCTGGGTAACTTGACTGAGCTGGGTAATTTTTCCATGATCAACAGCAACGTCATTATTGAAAACCTACAGAGCACCAAAGTGGCAGTGGCCCAGTTCTCTCAAGAGACCAGAACAGCGGGAGGGCAAAGGGTGGCTGTGCCAGCCCTCATGGAGCAGCTTTTGGCCCTACAGCAGCAGCAGATACATCAGCTACAACTCATCGAGCAGATTCGTCACCAGATTCTTCTGCTAGCCTCACAGTCACCTGAGCTCCAAGCACCACCTAGTTCTTCCCCTGTGACTTTAGGTTCAGGTACTAGCCCACTAACCACTCTTAGTTCCCATTTGTCTCAACAGTTGGCAGCTGCTGCAGGGTTAGCACAGAGCATAGCTAGCCAGTCTGCAAGCATTAGCAGTTTGAAACAGATGGCTAATGTTGTGCAGCTACCTCAGAACAATTCCAGTGTGGGAGAGTCATCTCAAAACCTTGGAGCAGCAGGGCCAGCTACAGTTAATGCCCCACCTTCAGACAAGAGACCAGGTAATGCAGGAAGCTTGCATCCTCAGTTGGGAAATCCATCATTGGTGAAGTCATCCACACCAGCCTTTGCAATGGGAAGCCTATTGAATCCTGTGGCTAATACCCTTCTACCTCAGCCCCCACCAGGCAACCCAATATTTTCCAGTGCACTGCCCAGTGTCGGTACCACAGTTGAAGATCTCAACTCACTGGCTGCACTTGCTCAGCAAAGAAAAGGCAAGCCACCTAATGTCTCTTCTTTTGAACCGAAGAGTAGCTCTGAGGATACGTTTTTCAAGCATAAGTGCCGGTTTTGTGGCAAGGTGTTTGGTAGTGACAGTGCTTTGCAGATTCACTTACGTTCTCACACAGGTGAGAGGCCATACAAATGCAACATATGCGGCAACCGCTTTTCCACCCGCGGTAACTTGAAGGTTCATTTTCAGCGTCATAAAGAGAAGTATCCACACATTCAGATGAACCCATATCCTGTACCAGAGCATCTAGACAATATTCCTACGAGTACTGGCATTCCCTATGGTATGTCTATGCCTCCCGAGAAGCCAGTGACTAGCTGGCTCGATAGTAAACCTGTTCTGTCTACTCTGACATCTTCTGTTGGCATGTTACTTCCACCAACTATACCAAGCCTGCCTCCATTCATCAAGAAGGAAGAGAATAGCTCAGTGGCTATAAGCAGCCCTTCTCATTCTGCTAAAAGTGACTCAGGTCCTGCAGATGCACCCATGAAGAACACAGATAATGTGTTGGAAGAAGGGGAGAGCACAACCCTGACTACCTCATATGAAAAAGTTGAAGAAAACATCCGTTCATCCAGTCTAATGACAAGCATGAGCTCTGCAGTGGAGGGTACCATTGAGTACACCACCTCCAACAGCCCTCCAATGGCCATTAACCCACTCATGCCCCTGATGTCAGAACAGTTCAAAGCTAAGTTTCCTTTCGGGGGTCTCCTTGATCCTCTCCAAGGTTCAGAGACATCTAAGCTTCAGCAACTCGTTGAGAACATCGACAGGAAAGTGACAGACCCTAATGAGTGTGTTATCTGCCACCGtgttctcagctgccatagtgcACTCAAAATGCACTACCGCACACACACCGGGGAGAGGCCTTTCAAATGTAAAGTGTGTGGTCGTGCCTTCACCACCAAGGGCAACCTCAAGACTCATTACAGTGTCCATCGAGCTATGCCGCCACTGAGGGTCCAGCATTCCTGTCCTATTTGCCAGAAGAAGTTCACAAACGCTGTGGTCCTTCAGCAGCACATTCGCATGCACATGGGTGGCCAGATCCCTAACACCCCTCTTCCTGACAACTATCCAGAATCCATGGGATCCGATGCTGGCTCATTTGATGAGAGAAACTTTGATGATCTTGACAACTTCTCTGATGAAAACATGGAAGGAATCGAGGATGGACCATACAGCAGCATTCCAGACACACCAAAGTCAGTTGATGCATCTCAAGACAGCCTCTGTTCATCCCCTACTCCACAGGAGTCATTAGGCATGGAGAGCCAGGAGAAGAGTGCCAACCAGGGAGTAGAAGAAGACGACGAACAGTGTGACCAAGGGAAATTAATAGAGAACGGAGTAATGGAAGGAGACAGACTCACAAATGACTCCTCTTCTCTTGGAGGCGACATCGAAAGCCAAAGTGCCGGAAGTCCAGCTGTCTCTGAATCTACCTCTTCCATGCAAGCTCCATCACCCTCTAATGGTACTATCCAACAGCAAAAGTCTCCTAGTCTGGAGGACCGGCAGCAGAGGGCATTGTCATTGGACCACATTAGTGCGGGTCTCATGCAGTCTCATTCTCACAGTCCTGGAGCTCTGGATCTTACTTCAATTAACTCATCAAAAGATCCTCTTAGCATGCTTTTCCCCTTCCGTGAGCGAGGCACCTTGAAGAATACAGCATGTGACATCTGTGGCAAAACGTTTGCCTGCCAGAGTGCCTTGGATATCCATTACCGAAGCCATACCAAAGAGAGACCGTTCATTTGTACAGTATGCAACCGGGGCTTTTCCACCAAGGGGAACTTGAAGCAACATATGTTGACCCACCAGATGCGAGATTTGCCCTCCCAGCTCTTTGAGCCTAACACCAGTCTTGCCTCCAGCCCAACTCCATCGCTTCTATCTGTTGGACCCTTGTCCTCAATGATGAAGACTGAGATCAACGGCTTTCTGCATGGCCTTCAACCTGAAGTAAAAGACTTGCCCCCGGCACTGGTGACCTCATCTGCTTCCACCTCTCCAGTACTTTCAGCCGCCCCACCACGGAGGACGCCTAAGCAGCACTACTGTAACACTTGTGGGAAGACATTTTCCTCCTCCAGTGCCCTGCAAATCCACGAGAGAACCCATACGGGAGAGAAGCCCTTTGCTTGCACCATCTGTGGACGAGCATTTACCACCAAAGGAAATCTCAAG gTGCATATGGGTACCCACATGTGGAACAGTGCTCCTGCACGGCGTGGTCGCAGGCTTTCAGTAGATGGTCCCATGGCTTTCCTGGGCGCAAACCCTGTAAAGTTCCCTGAGCTCTTCCAAAAGGACCTAACTGGTAGGGCTGGAAACGGAGACCCAACCAGCTTCTGGAATCAGTATGCTGCTGCTTTCTCTAACGGCCTGGCCATGAAGACCAACGAGATCTCTGTGATCCAGAATGGAGGCCTGCCCCCTCCACTGTCAGGGAGCGTGGGCAATGGAGGCAGTTCTCCGATCGGAGGCTTGACAGGCAGCATGGAAAAGCTGCATAACTCTGAGCCCAATCCTGCTCTGGCTGGCCTAGAGAAAATGGCCAACACCGAGAATGGGACTCACTTCCGCTTCACACGCTTCATGGAGGACAAGGAGATAGTGACCAACTAG